TTGGCTATTTCGGCTAAAAACTATATACGCACGTTGCAATAATATACAAAAAGAAACGGATGTAGTGAGGCGAATACGTAGAATTTATAATATAGCTTCAAAAATAAAATATAAATTTGTATTTACATTTTAAATTTAGCTATGTTTCATAAAATTTAAGTTTAATAGAACTAAATTAATTTTTGGCCATGGCTCTTGATGTATATAAAAACGTCATACAAATTTGTATAATACAATAAAGCTAACTATATTTTGGTATTAGAATCTCTCATAAAAGCGTCGATTTTATTATTAATGCTTGTATTATTTTTTATGTTTTCCTTATCCAGGCTATATATTGAGTACATAAATGAAAGCGCGACCGCCACTATAGCCATCAGTATCACAAGAGTTCTAGTTCCACCAAAAGTAAATTTTTAAGTATATTGTCAGGTTTAGAAGGACTATAGGCTTTTTTAAATAACGTATCTTCATCGCTGCCTATCAAAGGGGCAATAGCTGATGCTATACTTTCACAAAGATATCCGATCTTTTCGTTACAATCATTCTCAAGGTCGTATTTGCCCCTATACCCAAGAGTTAAACAAGCATAAACAACCTCCAAAAGATCTTTGTTTTTCATGGGGTTTTCAAACCATTTTTCCATTATACCAAAAAATTTATTTCCACCTAAATTTTCGTTAAATAGTCTAATAGTAAGAGTATTATTTGCCCAAAAACTATTCATAAAAAGTTCATTTTTCATAAGACTTTCATCTATAAAGACGCAGACGCAGTATCTGAGCCTAGTAATATCGTCTTCATCATAAATTCTAAGACTAGCCAGTTTTGAGCTTATGCTAAGTATATCATTGGTTAATTTCTCTTTTAAACCAACCATTTGCTCTTGTGAAATATTTTGTATCTTTGACATTCTATTAGCAAGAAGCAAAAGCGGCAAGACATGATCTAGGGCCTGATTTGTCCCCAGCCCTTGAAGTCGACTTTCAAACAATATAGAAAATGAATTATCTTTACTTTGCACCTATAGGCCTTTAAAATTTTATAGTATAGCCCACATTTTTATATCCGGGTTAGTTATATTATTTGTGACATATACACTGATAATATTCTCGCCTATAAAAGACTTGAATAGCTTGTCATTCTTGTCTAGTCTATAATAAACATACCCGTTTAATCTTGGAAGAGTGGTTGGAATGATTGAAACCTGCTCGATATTAAGACCGTTAAGCTGGGATGCCACTATATTTTTAATGCTAGATTGAGTATGAATCTTGCACTGTTCTTTAAAATTCTTAAGTAAATAATCGCTATTAACATTAGAGCTAACAGCCAAAAATAGCTCGCCTTTTTCAATAATACCAGCGTTATCAAACATACAATCAAAAAAGCCGTGAGCATTTGACGCGATGCGCGCCATGACATATTTTGGGGAGATGACTTTGGAAAATAACAGCCTTATGTTGTTAATAAGTAGAGAAAAAGTAGTGCTTAGATCGTCATGTTTATAAGCTATAAAATCGCTAAAACTATCGTCGTTGCTCAAGGCGGTCAAATCAGCCTGAAAATCAACTAGCTTCTCATATAAAAATTCAGGATGAATTTTTTGCCTATTTGCTATAGATGCAAAGTTAAGACTCCATTTTTTTAGCATATTTAAGGTCAAATAAGTAGTAAAATCAAGAGTGTTTTTTGATTGATCTATGCCCTTAAATATGCCTAAAAAAGTCTGCTTATGTTGTCTTGTCGAATATATCATCTCATCGATAAATTGCCTTATAAACGGATGCTTGCTTATATCAAGGCAGGTCGGAATAAATTTATCGTCTAACTTTATTTGTCTACTTGAGCTGATATTTTGTATTTTACAAACCGGAATCTCTAGCTCATACGGGGTCTTGCTGCCCAAAACGCCCAAACTGGTTTTAAGACTAGCAAGAACGATGCTTTCTTTATCCTGATCAAAGGCCGATCCCAGTAGATACTCTTCTTCATCGCTCAAATCATTTAGCACATCGACACTAGCATCATCATGAACTTTGGAGCTAATAATGGCTCTGGTTGCTTTAAATTTAGAGCTTGTTATGCTATTTTGGAGACTAACGTCGACTACTAAATTACTCATAGGTATTTTCAAAACTATTATGGACGAGGACAATGAATCAAACTCTACCTCTAGAGGCTCGGGGAGCT
Above is a window of Campylobacter showae DNA encoding:
- the icmH gene encoding type IVB secretion system protein IcmH/DotU: MQSKDNSFSILFESRLQGLGTNQALDHVLPLLLLANRMSKIQNISQEQMVGLKEKLTNDILSISSKLASLRIYDEDDITRLRYCVCVFIDESLMKNELFMNSFWANNTLTIRLFNENLGGNKFFGIMEKWFENPMKNKDLLEVVYACLTLGYRGKYDLENDCNEKIGYLCESIASAIAPLIGSDEDTLFKKAYSPSKPDNILKNLLLVELELL
- the tssK gene encoding type VI secretion system baseplate subunit TssK, with the translated sequence MAENLKVVWYNGMSVDKIHFEQQERYLERNINLKTISSFSNLYGVLDIQISSELLEQGKIGLRRISAIVQDGSVFNAPDEDELPEPLEVEFDSLSSSIIVLKIPMSNLVVDVSLQNSITSSKFKATRAIISSKVHDDASVDVLNDLSDEEEYLLGSAFDQDKESIVLASLKTSLGVLGSKTPYELEIPVCKIQNISSSRQIKLDDKFIPTCLDISKHPFIRQFIDEMIYSTRQHKQTFLGIFKGIDQSKNTLDFTTYLTLNMLKKWSLNFASIANRQKIHPEFLYEKLVDFQADLTALSNDDSFSDFIAYKHDDLSTTFSLLINNIRLLFSKVISPKYVMARIASNAHGFFDCMFDNAGIIEKGELFLAVSSNVNSDYLLKNFKEQCKIHTQSSIKNIVASQLNGLNIEQVSIIPTTLPRLNGYVYYRLDKNDKLFKSFIGENIISVYVTNNITNPDIKMWAIL